From Primulina huaijiensis isolate GDHJ02 chromosome 15, ASM1229523v2, whole genome shotgun sequence, one genomic window encodes:
- the LOC140958418 gene encoding uncharacterized protein isoform X1, with translation MDEQNKREFSTQQVVVSSRWNPTPEQLQALEELYSRGVRTPSAEQIQHITAQLRLYGKIEGKNVFYWFQNHKARERQKRRRQHDDQESNNVNQIPKSERKKQSSSGENGTVFEVEQIYKKLASPKKSSTTIAQKSMPTQGAEGSKADGWVQFNEETELEEERRIPSNWQMLHLSPSSPSPNNLINYSFSSSATVHIHPLKHQQFQSLDHCGGGGAGGDCVEEQATLQLFPARSGCRRPCEEDDRSIVVNYTSTATNVAPDHYQFFEFLPLKK, from the exons ATGGATGAACAAAACAAGAGAGAATTCAGTACACAACAAGTCGTGGTCAGCTCCCGTTGGAACCCGACTCCCGAGCAGCTCCAAGCCCTTGAAGAATTGTATAGCCGAGGCGTTCGAACCCCATCCGCCGAGCAAATCCAGCACATCACAGCGCAGCTCCGTCTATACGGCAAGATTGAGGGCAAGAACGTGTTCTACTGGTTCCAGAATCACAAGGCCAGAGAACGCCAAAAACGACGACGCCAACACGACGATCAAGAATCTAATAACGTGAATCAAATACCCAAGTCAGAAAGGAAGAAACAATCATCATCAG GGGAAAATGGGACAGTATTTGAAGTTGAACAGATTTATAAGAAGCTGGCATCTCCCAAAAAATCTAGCACCACAATTGCACAG aaaAGTATGCCAACACAAGGGGCAGAAGGTAGTAAAGCAGATGGATGGGTACAGTTCAATGAGGAGACAGAACTGGAAGAAGAGAGGAGAATTCCCAGTAATTGGCAAATGTTGCATTTGTCCCCTTCTTCTCCATCTCCCAACAACCTAATTAACTATTCTTTCTCGTCATCTGCCACTGTGCACATTCACCCATTAAAGCATCAGCAGTTTCAAAGTCTGGACCATTGCGGCGGAGGAGGCGCCGGTGGTGACTGTGTGGAGGAGCAGGCCACTCTGCAGTTGTTCCCTGCTCGAAGCGGCTGCCGGAGGCCATGCGAGGAGGATGATCGATCCATTGTAGTAAACTACACCAGTACTGCTACTAATGTTGCTCCTGATCATTATCAATTTTTTGAGTTTCTTCCATTGaagaaatga
- the LOC140959621 gene encoding calcium-binding allergen Ole e 8-like — protein MAASSTPNSTSLMYLQNVDEVRKMFQRFDSNGDGKISTTELSGVLEALGSSISDEEVAKMMVEIDSDKDGHINLEEFAAFCKGEADPYNSAEKEVKEAFELYDQDHDGKISAAELHLILTRLGENCSVADCAGMINSFDSDGDGFVSFDEFKRMMAASNNAAA, from the coding sequence ATGGCAGCGAGTTCCACCCCGAATTCGACTTCCCTGATGTATCTCCAGAACGTGGACGAGGTTCGGAAGATGTTCCAGCGCTTCGACTCTAACGGCGACGGCAAGATTTCCACGACGGAGCTCAGCGGAGTGCTGGAGGCTCTCGGATCCAGTATCTCGGACGAGGAGGTAGCCAAAATGATGGTGGAGATCGACTCCGACAAGGACGGGCATATCAATCTCGAGGAGTTCGCCGCCTTCTGCAAGGGCGAAGCCGATCCGTACAACTCGGCGGAGAAGGAGGTGAAGGAGGCGTTCGAGCTATACGACCAGGATCACGACGGCAAGATCTCCGCCGCGGAGCTTCACCTGATCCTCACCCGCCTCGGCGAAAACTGCTCCGTCGCCGACTGTGCTGGCATGATCAACTCCTTTGATTCCGACGGAGACGGTTTTGTGAGCTTTGACGAGTTCAAAAGGATGATGGCGGCGTCTAATAACGCCGCTGCGTGA
- the LOC140959620 gene encoding thaumatin-like protein, translating to MAVMLLRSLFSFLFLSIFTLHIAEVSAGRTMTMYNRCSHPVWPGIQPNSGKPILAKGGFELPPNKAYTLQLPEGWSGRVWGRHGCSFDSAGRGRCSTGDCGGSLFCNGLGGAPPATLAEITFGNEQDFYDVSLVDGYNLAISITPFRGSGKCSYAGCVSDLNMMCPVGLQVRSDDKKSVVACKSACFAFNSPRYCCTGRFGNPESCKPTAYSKIFKAACPKAYSYAYDDPTSIATCIASTYLLTFCPHH from the exons ATGGCAGTCATGCTGCTTAGATCTCTGTTTTCTTTCCTATTTCTCTCCATTTTTACTCTCCACATTGCAG AGGTGTCAGCAGGTAGAACAATGACAATGTACAACAGATGCAGCCACCCTGTTTGGCCGGGCATACAACCGAATTCCGGGAAGCCCATCTTGGCCAAGGGTGGATTCGAGCTTCCGCCGAACAAGGCCTACACGCTGCAACTCCCCGAGGGATGGTCTGGCCGTGTTTGGGGACGCCACGGCTGCTCATTCGACTCCGCCGGCCGGGGGAGGTGCTCAACCGGAGATTGCGGCGGCTCCCTCTTCTGCAATGGGCTGGGTGGGGCCCCTCCCGCCACCCTTGCCGAGATAACCTTTGGTAATGAACAGGACTTCTACGATGTTAGCCTCGTTGACGGCTACAATCTCGCCATTTCCATTACCCCTTTTCGTGGCTCAG GAAAGTGCAGCTATGCAGGGTGTGTGAGCGACCTCAACATGATGTGCCCGGTAGGGCTTCAGGTCCGATCAGACGACAAGAAGAGTGTGGTGGCATGCAAGAGTGCATGTTTTGCATTCAACTCCCCAAGGTACTGTTGCACAGGCAGATTCGGAAACCCCGAATCATGCAAGCCCACAGCCTATTCCAAGATTTTCAAAGCTGCCTGCCCCAAAGCTTACTCTTATGCATATGATGATCCCACAAGCATTGCCACTTGCATCGCCTCAACCTATTTGCTTACCTTTTGTCCCCATCATTAG
- the LOC140958418 gene encoding uncharacterized protein isoform X2, whose amino-acid sequence MDEQNKREFSTQQVVVSSRWNPTPEQLQALEELYSRGVRTPSAEQIQHITAQLRLYGKIEGKNVFYWFQNHKARERQKRRRQHDDQESNNVNQIPKSERKKQSSSVFEVEQIYKKLASPKKSSTTIAQKSMPTQGAEGSKADGWVQFNEETELEEERRIPSNWQMLHLSPSSPSPNNLINYSFSSSATVHIHPLKHQQFQSLDHCGGGGAGGDCVEEQATLQLFPARSGCRRPCEEDDRSIVVNYTSTATNVAPDHYQFFEFLPLKK is encoded by the exons ATGGATGAACAAAACAAGAGAGAATTCAGTACACAACAAGTCGTGGTCAGCTCCCGTTGGAACCCGACTCCCGAGCAGCTCCAAGCCCTTGAAGAATTGTATAGCCGAGGCGTTCGAACCCCATCCGCCGAGCAAATCCAGCACATCACAGCGCAGCTCCGTCTATACGGCAAGATTGAGGGCAAGAACGTGTTCTACTGGTTCCAGAATCACAAGGCCAGAGAACGCCAAAAACGACGACGCCAACACGACGATCAAGAATCTAATAACGTGAATCAAATACCCAAGTCAGAAAGGAAGAAACAATCATCATCAG TATTTGAAGTTGAACAGATTTATAAGAAGCTGGCATCTCCCAAAAAATCTAGCACCACAATTGCACAG aaaAGTATGCCAACACAAGGGGCAGAAGGTAGTAAAGCAGATGGATGGGTACAGTTCAATGAGGAGACAGAACTGGAAGAAGAGAGGAGAATTCCCAGTAATTGGCAAATGTTGCATTTGTCCCCTTCTTCTCCATCTCCCAACAACCTAATTAACTATTCTTTCTCGTCATCTGCCACTGTGCACATTCACCCATTAAAGCATCAGCAGTTTCAAAGTCTGGACCATTGCGGCGGAGGAGGCGCCGGTGGTGACTGTGTGGAGGAGCAGGCCACTCTGCAGTTGTTCCCTGCTCGAAGCGGCTGCCGGAGGCCATGCGAGGAGGATGATCGATCCATTGTAGTAAACTACACCAGTACTGCTACTAATGTTGCTCCTGATCATTATCAATTTTTTGAGTTTCTTCCATTGaagaaatga